Within Brienomyrus brachyistius isolate T26 unplaced genomic scaffold, BBRACH_0.4 scaffold34, whole genome shotgun sequence, the genomic segment agacaaacaggcacacacatatacaagcatacgttcccaccctcatgcagacataaacaaatatttacacattcacccaacatttagacacacagaaatgaacgctgtacacatactctcactccccatatatactctatgtggacccctatttttcctctggcgaggagaccagaagatcaccccggaccccgcagtagccgagaagcccaccagcccagaccccgaccagacggccagctcttcctctcagccccaaatggcgaacagggaacgggggtgtgaaaagaccccatgccccccttcgcccgctcagatgtggtgttggtgtgtgttgttctaaagtgcttttaaaacaggtgaagggcatggcactaaccaccccctgccgaccaacagctggtgttagctcggcctctccccagagccctcaatgtctatgtgtgattaaaattgagatatgggccctggcaccagaggtaaggctgaatgaacagaccgccctctggatgccattctgtgtgcccatccccaacgccctaaatgtatgtgtcatgagagagtaagtaatgagagtgtctacgttgtagtgtatgaatgaggtacaggtggtcgcgaggggacagaggaggaatacctaccctgcatcccagcaacgcacctacacctcaaagccctacatgtgtggtgttgtgatggagcgggaggagggaagcatttagggatggggaggaaaggaatgggggggggggcaaaatacctcccccccccggagccagctcccccgctgacccccataggcactccccgttccccgaaatccatccagggaggggggcccaggcccatccagaccggggcccaaggcagcagcaccaccgggccccacagagcccaaggcgccccaccggaccccactacaaaggaaaagctacccccgccccagcattcagtcaactcccagactgcacaagacaaaagacatccaaagacattgtacctctctgaaaggtagaaacgtttcaccgctcgtccaagcagctttgcatgtgcaaatgcacaacccctcactcaacagaggtagaggcattaggcacaacctgtctccaatttaacctgcggccctctcatcatttgccaaaacaaaaataattcccaggaaaaaaacagacccaattcacacctccaccaggtggaccacccttaacgacccactctattggagtagaagggactggttacatctacccgcaactcccccccccccccactttgtttcactcaacgagcccccttagactacttacccaggaggataaatatgtggacacttactacctccctcaggctgaagaagctgcttggatgagcagcgaaacgtttctaactttcagagacaagtccagttgccacgagtcaaccaccagagagtatggtctaaggttgcctggtccttctgttcctctgtggtgaagggtaccttaagggtaccttcaccacattgccatttgatactgacaccttcacattgcctgcttctgaatcgccaacgatcagttcttccaataataatttgtccaccttagtttcaacaatatccaaatttatagcattcggctggaattcactgtttataacttctactgccacatccacaatttccaattcaaatgctttttcaaaagccttttctctagtttcctccacttcaacttctccaatttgtacttgcacaatttcaaaattaaatttactttgatctaaatattcgagatcaaactggcagaggtctaccagcacagctcctatcttcagactgtcttgatggttgtctacaggctttatggagattgtcctgttatttat encodes:
- the LOC125721606 gene encoding uncharacterized protein LOC125721606 yields the protein MRLHLLFCTKMARIRRFEKAVCWSDDRYWATWDKWGEVIDWGDEKELCSPAESPSDQADSSTESHSRRRIAKAVSWTDDAYWAAWDKWEEIICWGDEEECSQVTPPTSQLGRDKGIDVHGLEAFVINNRTISIKPVDNHQDSLKIGAVLVDLCQFDLEYLDQSKFNFEIVQVQIGEVEVEETREKAFEKAFELEIVDVAVEVINSEFQPNAINLDIVETKVDKLLLEELIVGDSEAGNVKVSVSNGNVVKVPLRYPSPQRNRRTRQP